The following are from one region of the Neurospora crassa OR74A linkage group III, whole genome shotgun sequence genome:
- the stk-36 gene encoding serine/threonine protein kinase-36 produces MSTTASTLPPAQKKPINNMESLDDANNSPFSKPASKPSTASSIAVSDAPQGYELEPWPTSAVEDPNQYRRGGHHPILLGDHLGPSTNPSRFRVFHKLGYGGFGTVWLCQDMDEMRNNKRWKWRVVKVMSAKASNLKGGNADLKVMEMFEGVDRELLKMKGVSIPMESFWVEGPNGRHLCLMMEWLGPETTGLARCIGQCDGMMKDICFQLLEAMEFIHSKGLCHGDFRPQNILLRLKDGVDEWSEEQLLAVLGEPERAAVVVWDDAQEPQPVTGNPSVPEYLVGCGDIAYGSGLVSTKIAVVDYGVAYPFSDHPVRCTSGVAGPYASPEDLTLQQELIGVKADIWSLATAMFEIRFGFPPFGTNNHAPSSIPSMEESMGPVPPPFRATVREWYKLPAETEEELQDKSNSELSYVTTKPEELEKNRKYHLEERGAKDPMIFRILYPRSTNISPAQAEDIANQAKSNPAQLPLWTPIPRNPDRLAYYTRKDYLKLVPPKEEVEVFWDLVMSVFKWQPEDRATIEQIMEHPWFEGRKKRRDAVARPNLTTSESGIVCSISTKLGQAKANISNWFNILFWDKQKNKTKGSNTLSRYLWKPTCKTFGKISGVPIAIFWLLMIIPAAWLIKRRIDRGRNVFSPSSVRGLRH; encoded by the coding sequence ATGTCTACCACGGCCAGCACTCTCCCCCCCGCGCAGAAGAagcccatcaacaacatggaATCCCTAGATGACGCCAACAACTCCCCTTTCTCCAAGCCTGCCAGTAAGCCGTCGACGGCCTCAAGCATTGCAGTCTCCGATGCGCCACAGGGATACGAGCTTGAGCCATGGCCCACGTCCGCTGTCGAAGACCCCAACCAATACCGCCGCGGCGGCCATCACCCGATCCTTCTCGGCGACCACCTCGGTCCTTCCACGAACCCCTCCCGCTTCCGCGTCTTTCACAAGCTCGGCTACGGCGGCTTCGGTACTGTCTGGCTGTGTCAGGATATGGACGAGATGCGCAACAACAAGAGGTGGAAGTGGCGCGTCGTCAAAGTTATGTCGGCAAAGGCTTCGAACTTGAAGGGAGGCAACGCAGATCTGAAGGTCATGGAGATGTTCGAGGGCGTTGATAGGGAGTTGCTGAAGATGAAAGGAGTGTCGATCCCGATGGAGAGTTTCTGGGTCGAGGGACCTAATGGAAGACATTTGTGCCTTATGATGGAATGGCTGGGCCCGGAGACGACGGGGCTGGCCAGGTGCATTGGACAATGCGACGGGATGATGAAGGACATCTGCTTCCAGTTGTTGGAGGCGATGGAGTTCATTCATTCCAAGGGCCTCTGCCATGGGGATTTCCGGCCGCAGAACATCCTGCTGAGGTTGAaagatggtgttgatgagtGGTCGGAGGAGCAACTGTTGGCGGTTCTCGGCGAGCCTGAGCGTGCTGCGGTGGTCGTGTGGGACGACGCACAGGAGCCGCAGCCTGTCACAGGCAACCCGAGCGTGCCTGAGTACCTGGTAGGCTGCGGCGACATTGCATACGGCTCTGGCTTGGTGTCGACAAAGATCGCCGTTGTCGACTACGGCGTCGCGTATCCTTTTTCCGACCATCCAGTCAGGTGCACCTCCGGAGTCGCGGGCCCGTATGCATCCCCCGAAGATCTCACCCTCCAACAGGAGCTGATCGGAGTCAAGGCGGACATCTGGTCGCTGGCCACCGCCATGTTCGAGATTCGCTTCGGCTTTCCGCCCTTcggcaccaacaaccacGCCCCTAGCTCCATTCCCAGCATGGAGGAGTCCATGGGCCCTGtgcctcctcctttccgaGCTACAGTTCGAGAGTGGTACAAGCTTCCCGCCGAAACAGAAGAGGAGCTACAGGACAAGAGCAACTCAGAGCTGTCGTATGTTACTACCAAACCCGAGGAGCTGGAAAAGAACCGCAAGTATCACTTGGAGGAGCGAGGCGCCAAAGACCCCATGATCTTCCGCATCTTGTATCCCCGCAGCACGAACATTAGCCCCGCGCAGGCAGAGGACATCGCCAATCAGGCCAAGAGCAACCCGGCGCAACTGCCATTGTGGACGCCAATCCCACGAAACCCCGACAGACTCGCCTACTACACCCGAAAGGATTATCTCAAGCTCGTTCCTCCCAAGGAAGAGGTCGAAGTGTTCTGGGATCTCGTCATGTCCGTCTTCAAGTGGCAACCAGAGGACAGAGCGACGATTGAGCAGATCATGGAGCACCCCTGGTTCGAGGGCCGCAAGAAGCGCAGAGATGCTGTCGCCAGACCCAACCTCACCACGTCCGAATCCGGCATTGTCTGTTCCATTTCTACCAAGTTGGGACAAGCCAAGGCGAACATCAGCAACTGGTTCAACATTCTTTTCTGGGACAAACaaaagaacaaaacaaaGGGTTCGAACACTCTCTCGCGCTATCTCTGGAAACCCACTTGCAAGACCTTCGGCAAGATCTCTGGGGTTCCCATTGCCATCTTTTGGCTTCTCATGATTATTCCGGCGGCGTGGCTCATCAAGAGAAGGATCGATCGGGGTCGCAATGTCTTCTCTCCCAGCAGCGTCAGAGGCCTTCGGCATTGA
- the stk-35 gene encoding serine/threonine protein kinase-35 produces MSYLDTQRFPYELEFPIDDSDMEDPRRYQNGGFHPILLGDRLGPRSNGRFRVVNKLGAGGYGTVWLCQDTHHKPSTVTKWRVVKVIAAGKSTPDCPDLKILGHFRDVDRSFLDAFGICLPIEHFWLTGPNGRHLALVFPWHGCTLQIVPDYYSFHTSLIKDMAFELVECLRFLHSRGLCHGDLRPRNVLLRLLPGADEMPESELWEVLPEPQRVRIIRVCDDKFFDELPSADRPNNIPEYIVAPVELPFVSGLYTRHPVLIDLGVSFPSQQPPKEGTTGIPISFAAPESVFRTLYNTSRPLLGPASDIWSLACTLAHLRVSCNPFQSDDVNLSSVARSWEETLSPLPEPYRSKYREIKNIETPLDEVWGDKPDSQLDPVVDPKAVYEGRAERRLARCGTRNWFKERMMRVRRLEIFPEAAREMLEEEKEADPKMKEVLPFSEDMEVVNIYEQGMQVKMDKEEIELFWDLLEGCWRWKPEERMSIEEVVRHPWFEGRQPREIPKPGPWRVVVRVLWSFWDCVRPFTSGWFDRGRVEEWSLIVTKKLPPNVVTAYKTIGKFFFALFGSLTPSALRKKLIWRPKSFPFISPPGTPSQAPADSTDWETW; encoded by the coding sequence ATGTCCTACCTCGACACTCAAAGATTTCCTTACGAGCTCGAGTTCCCCATCGATGACTCCGATATGGAGGATCCCCGACGCTACCAAAACGGCGGATTCCACCCTATTCTCCTTGGGGACCGACTCGGTCCTAGGTCCAACGGTCGCTTCCGCGTCGTCAACAAGCTCGGCGCCGGCGGCTACGGCACTGTCTGGCTGTGTCAAGACACCCACCACAAGCCTAGCACTGTTACCAAATGGCGTGTCGTCAAAGTTATTGCCGCCGGAAAGTCTACCCCCGACTGTCCCGACCTCAAAATCCTCGGCCATTTCCGCGATGTCGACCGCTCCTTTCTCGACGCCTTTGGCATCTGCCTTCCAATCGAGCATTTCTGGCTGACCGGCCCCAACGGCCGCCATCTGGCCCTCGTTTTTCCCTGGCACGGCTGCACACTCCAGATTGTTCCCGACTACTACAGCTTCCATACGTCCCTGATTAAGGACATGGCATTTGAGCTCGTTGAATGTCTGCGCTTCCTGCACTCGCGCGGACTTTGTCATGGCGACCTCCGACCCCGCAACGTTCTCCTCCGTCTACTGCCAGGAGCCGACGAAATGCCCGAGTCGGAACTCTGGGAAGTTCTGCCCGAACCGCAAAGAGTCCGTATCATCCGAGTTTGTGACGACAAATTCTTCGACGAGCTTCCTTCAGCCGACCGGCCGAACAATATACCCGAATACATCGTCGCCCCCGTCGAGCTTCCGTTTGTCTCCGGTCTCTACACTCGCCATCCCGTCCTCATCGACCTCGGtgtctctttcccttcccaacAGCCACCAAAGGAAGGCACGACAGGGATTCCCATCTCCTTTGCCGCTCCTGAGTCCGTCTTTCGCACCTTGTACAATACCTCCCGACCCCTCCTCGGCCCTGCCAGCGACATCTGGTCTCTCGCTTGCACCCTCGCCCACCTCCGAGTCTCGTGCAATCCCTTTCAATCTGACGACGTCAACCTGTCCTCGGTTGCTAGAAGCTGGGAGGAAACACTTTCCCCGCTGCCAGAACCCTACCGCTCCAAATACCGCGAAATTAAGAACATTGAGACGCCGCTGGACGAGGTGTGGGGCGACAAACCTGATAGCCAGCTTGATCCTGTCGTCGACCCGAAGGCTGTGTACGAGGGTCGAGCCGAACGAAGACTTGCAAGGTGCGGGACGCGGAACTGGTTCAAGGAACGCATGATGCGGGTAAGACGGTTGGAGATATTCCCGGAGGCGGCGAGGGAGatgctggaggaggaaaaggaggcagACCCAAAGATGAAGGAGGTGTTGCCCTTCAGCGAAGACATGGAAGTGGTGAATATCTATGAACAGGGTATGCAAGTGAAGATGGACAAGGAAGAGATTGAGTTGTTTTGGGACCTGTTGGAGGGTTGCTGGAGATGGAAGccggaggagaggatgagcatcgaggaggtggtgaggcACCCGTGGTTTGAGGGACGACAGCCGAGGGAGATTCCCAAGCCAGGCCCGTGGAGGGTTGTGGTCAGGGTACTGTGGTCCTTCTGGGACTGTGTCAGGCCGTTCACCAGTGGCTGGTTTGATCGTGGCAGGGTAGAAGAATGGTCGCTCATCGTCACGAAGAAGTTGCCTCCCAATGTCGTGACGGCATATAAAACAATTGGCAAGTTCTTCTTTGCGTTATTTGGGTCGCTCACTCCATCTGCTTTGCGCAAGAAGCTCATTTGGAGACCGAAGTCGTTTCCCTTCATCAGTCCTCCAGGTACACCGAGTCAGGCTCCAGCAGACTCGACGGATTGGGAGACATGGTGA